In Betta splendens chromosome 19, fBetSpl5.4, whole genome shotgun sequence, the following proteins share a genomic window:
- the LOC114845789 gene encoding neoverrucotoxin subunit alpha-like isoform X1, whose protein sequence is MASDQKVVAALGRPFTLGMLYDAYKDELLPGFTLWDKNTLEEHRSVHSQQSSTFEISSSDSIESKSKLLSVEASLKASFLSGLIEVEGSAKYLNDQKKFKNQSRVTLQYNATTSFEQLVMTEVEAKKMNDAVSGKESATHVVTSILYGANAFFVFDSEKLDAHSVQEIQGSMQALIKKIPTLEISGKVDTKLTNEEKVLANKFSCKFIGDFILPSNPSTFEEAVQTYVDLPKLLTNNQGTAVPLKVWLTPLKKFSSTAAELRGSISTGLLRKVETALEDIKQAEMRCNECLDDEVVQNVPQISEKLMEFKNNCQDYNSQLQQTMEKEFPSIRKGQENASVEKLLSDRQNSPFSSDNLNIWMNNREREINIIRSCVEMMKAGTNVRMVPRQSDLDREILAPGVEQALCFVFTSVERVDPYMEQMVQYLDKHDPRDKNVLLSAQQPWYNSNEVFNKMRGKAAALHDFATSLKNNSTFRFLVTTAPNDKYQGATIYHYKDGVLVTEDFSQPSIPDVKKVIDQRDLLKYACDLTMDPKTANGYLTLSDGNKRAKYGVWQYYPDHPERFKCPKVLCTEGLTERHYWVVEWSGHYYGAGVAYKRMQIQVTNIFSIPYVREGAVYSFFAGDAISWFLAKGHCDSLRAQHNGCVQSTGLPHSGCNRVGVYLDWPAGTLTFYDATSTSLKFIHTFTTKFTEPVYPCFWVHSEPSYVYLCPL, encoded by the exons ATGGCCTCAGATCAGAAAGTGGTGGCCGCCCTGGGTCGACCTTTCACCCTTGGAATGCTGTATGATGCTTACAAGGATGAACTACTCCCAG GCTTCACATTGTGGGATAAAAACACTCTAGAAGAACACAGGTCTGTGCATTCTCAGCAGAGCAGTACATTTGAAATTTCTTCGTCTGATTCCATAGAATCCAAGTCCAAACTGCTCAGCGTTGAAGCTTCTCTAAAGGCCAGTTTCCTGAGTGGCTTGATTGAAGTTGAAGGTTCTGCAAAGTATCTGAATGATCAGAAGAAATTCAAGAATCAGAGCAGAGTGACGCTTCAGTACAACGCTACAACGTCCTTCGAACAGCTGGTAATGACCGAAGTAGAAGCCAAAAAGATGAATGATGCAGTTTCTGGGAAAGAATCTGCTACACATGTGGTCACCAGCATCCTGTATGGGGCAAATGCTTTCTTTGTGTTTGACAGTGAGAAGTTGGATGCTCACAGCGTTCAGGAGATCCAGGGCAGCATGCAGGCTCTCATTAAGAAGATTCCCACATTAGAAATTAGTGGGAAAGTTGACACCAAGCTGACTAACGAAGAAAAAGTCCTGGCAAACAAATTCTCCTGTAAGTTCATTGGGGATTTCATTCTTCCCAGCAATCCTTCAACATTTGAAGAAGCAGTGCAGACCTATGTAGACCTTCCAAAACTACTGACAAACAACCAAGGCACTGCTGTTCCACTGAAGGTCTGGCTGACACCACTGAAGAAATTCAGTTCCACAGCTGCTGAGCTACGGGGTAGCATCAGCACTGGACTTCTGAGGAAAGTTGAGACCGCTCTAGAAGATATCAAGCAAGCAGAGATGAGGTGCAACGAGTGTCTGGATGATGAAGTGGTGCAGAATGTGCCTCAGATTTCAGAGAAGTTGAtggaatttaaaaataattgtcAAGATTACAATTCTCAACTCCAGCAGACGATGGAGAAGGAATTTCCTTCGATTCGTAAAGGTCAAGAAAATGCTTCTGTAGAAAAGCTCTTGAGTGACAGACAGAATTCACCTTTCAGTAGTGACAACTTAAACATCTGGATGAacaacagagaaagagaaatcaaCATCATCAGGTCCTGTGTGGAGATGATGAAGGCAGGAACCAATGTGAGGATGGTTCCACGTCAGTCAGATCTGGATAGAGAGATTCTGGCTCCAGGTGTAGAACAAGCACTGTGCTTCGTTTTCACCTCCGTGGAGCGTGTTGACCCTTACATGGAGCAGATGGTTCAGTACTTAGATAAACATGACCCACGTGATAAGAACGTCCTTCTGTCAGCACAGCAGCCATGGTACAACTCAAATGAGGTTTTCAacaaaatgagaggaaaagctgcagctttgcatgATTTTGCAACCAGTTTGAAGAACAACAGCACATTCCGTTTCCTTGTAACAACCGCACCAAATGATAAATACCAGGGTGCAACCATCTACCATTACAAGGACGGTGTTCTGGTCACTGAAGATTTCTCACAGCCCAGCATCCCTGATGTTAAGAAAGTCATTGACCAAAGAGATTTGCTCAAGT ATGCCTGTGATCTCACCATGGACCCCAAAACTGCAAACGGCTACCTGACTCTGTCTGATGGAAACAAGAGGGCCAAGTATGGAGTATGGCAATactatcctgatcatccagagaGGTTTAAATGTCCCAAGGTTTTGTGCACAGAGGGACTGACTGAACGTCACTACTGGGTGGTAGAGTGGTCAGGCCATTATTATGGTGCAGGTGTTGCATATAAAAGAATGCAAATTCAAGTGACTAACATTTTTTCTATTCCATATGTAAGAGAAGGTGCAGTTTATAGTTTTTTTGCAGGTGATGCAATATCCTGGTTTTTGGCTAAGGGCCATTGTGACTCACTCCGTGCACAGCATAATGGCTGTGTACAGAGCACAGGTCTTCCACATTCTGGATGTAACAGAGTGGGGGTGTACCTCGATTGGCCTGCTGGTACCCTGACCTTCTATGATGCCACCTCTACATCACTGAAATTCATCCACACCTTTACCACCAAGTTCACTGAGCCCGTTTATCCATGCTTTTGGGTTCATAGCGAGCCCAGCTATGTTTATCTGTGTCCACTTTAA
- the LOC114845789 gene encoding neoverrucotoxin subunit alpha-like isoform X2: MASDQKVVAALGRPFTLGMLYDAYKDELLPESKSKLLSVEASLKASFLSGLIEVEGSAKYLNDQKKFKNQSRVTLQYNATTSFEQLVMTEVEAKKMNDAVSGKESATHVVTSILYGANAFFVFDSEKLDAHSVQEIQGSMQALIKKIPTLEISGKVDTKLTNEEKVLANKFSCKFIGDFILPSNPSTFEEAVQTYVDLPKLLTNNQGTAVPLKVWLTPLKKFSSTAAELRGSISTGLLRKVETALEDIKQAEMRCNECLDDEVVQNVPQISEKLMEFKNNCQDYNSQLQQTMEKEFPSIRKGQENASVEKLLSDRQNSPFSSDNLNIWMNNREREINIIRSCVEMMKAGTNVRMVPRQSDLDREILAPGVEQALCFVFTSVERVDPYMEQMVQYLDKHDPRDKNVLLSAQQPWYNSNEVFNKMRGKAAALHDFATSLKNNSTFRFLVTTAPNDKYQGATIYHYKDGVLVTEDFSQPSIPDVKKVIDQRDLLKYACDLTMDPKTANGYLTLSDGNKRAKYGVWQYYPDHPERFKCPKVLCTEGLTERHYWVVEWSGHYYGAGVAYKRMQIQVTNIFSIPYVREGAVYSFFAGDAISWFLAKGHCDSLRAQHNGCVQSTGLPHSGCNRVGVYLDWPAGTLTFYDATSTSLKFIHTFTTKFTEPVYPCFWVHSEPSYVYLCPL; encoded by the exons ATGGCCTCAGATCAGAAAGTGGTGGCCGCCCTGGGTCGACCTTTCACCCTTGGAATGCTGTATGATGCTTACAAGGATGAACTACTCCCAG AATCCAAGTCCAAACTGCTCAGCGTTGAAGCTTCTCTAAAGGCCAGTTTCCTGAGTGGCTTGATTGAAGTTGAAGGTTCTGCAAAGTATCTGAATGATCAGAAGAAATTCAAGAATCAGAGCAGAGTGACGCTTCAGTACAACGCTACAACGTCCTTCGAACAGCTGGTAATGACCGAAGTAGAAGCCAAAAAGATGAATGATGCAGTTTCTGGGAAAGAATCTGCTACACATGTGGTCACCAGCATCCTGTATGGGGCAAATGCTTTCTTTGTGTTTGACAGTGAGAAGTTGGATGCTCACAGCGTTCAGGAGATCCAGGGCAGCATGCAGGCTCTCATTAAGAAGATTCCCACATTAGAAATTAGTGGGAAAGTTGACACCAAGCTGACTAACGAAGAAAAAGTCCTGGCAAACAAATTCTCCTGTAAGTTCATTGGGGATTTCATTCTTCCCAGCAATCCTTCAACATTTGAAGAAGCAGTGCAGACCTATGTAGACCTTCCAAAACTACTGACAAACAACCAAGGCACTGCTGTTCCACTGAAGGTCTGGCTGACACCACTGAAGAAATTCAGTTCCACAGCTGCTGAGCTACGGGGTAGCATCAGCACTGGACTTCTGAGGAAAGTTGAGACCGCTCTAGAAGATATCAAGCAAGCAGAGATGAGGTGCAACGAGTGTCTGGATGATGAAGTGGTGCAGAATGTGCCTCAGATTTCAGAGAAGTTGAtggaatttaaaaataattgtcAAGATTACAATTCTCAACTCCAGCAGACGATGGAGAAGGAATTTCCTTCGATTCGTAAAGGTCAAGAAAATGCTTCTGTAGAAAAGCTCTTGAGTGACAGACAGAATTCACCTTTCAGTAGTGACAACTTAAACATCTGGATGAacaacagagaaagagaaatcaaCATCATCAGGTCCTGTGTGGAGATGATGAAGGCAGGAACCAATGTGAGGATGGTTCCACGTCAGTCAGATCTGGATAGAGAGATTCTGGCTCCAGGTGTAGAACAAGCACTGTGCTTCGTTTTCACCTCCGTGGAGCGTGTTGACCCTTACATGGAGCAGATGGTTCAGTACTTAGATAAACATGACCCACGTGATAAGAACGTCCTTCTGTCAGCACAGCAGCCATGGTACAACTCAAATGAGGTTTTCAacaaaatgagaggaaaagctgcagctttgcatgATTTTGCAACCAGTTTGAAGAACAACAGCACATTCCGTTTCCTTGTAACAACCGCACCAAATGATAAATACCAGGGTGCAACCATCTACCATTACAAGGACGGTGTTCTGGTCACTGAAGATTTCTCACAGCCCAGCATCCCTGATGTTAAGAAAGTCATTGACCAAAGAGATTTGCTCAAGT ATGCCTGTGATCTCACCATGGACCCCAAAACTGCAAACGGCTACCTGACTCTGTCTGATGGAAACAAGAGGGCCAAGTATGGAGTATGGCAATactatcctgatcatccagagaGGTTTAAATGTCCCAAGGTTTTGTGCACAGAGGGACTGACTGAACGTCACTACTGGGTGGTAGAGTGGTCAGGCCATTATTATGGTGCAGGTGTTGCATATAAAAGAATGCAAATTCAAGTGACTAACATTTTTTCTATTCCATATGTAAGAGAAGGTGCAGTTTATAGTTTTTTTGCAGGTGATGCAATATCCTGGTTTTTGGCTAAGGGCCATTGTGACTCACTCCGTGCACAGCATAATGGCTGTGTACAGAGCACAGGTCTTCCACATTCTGGATGTAACAGAGTGGGGGTGTACCTCGATTGGCCTGCTGGTACCCTGACCTTCTATGATGCCACCTCTACATCACTGAAATTCATCCACACCTTTACCACCAAGTTCACTGAGCCCGTTTATCCATGCTTTTGGGTTCATAGCGAGCCCAGCTATGTTTATCTGTGTCCACTTTAA